Proteins from a genomic interval of Saccopteryx leptura isolate mSacLep1 chromosome 13, mSacLep1_pri_phased_curated, whole genome shotgun sequence:
- the SKIC8 gene encoding superkiller complex protein 8, with translation MTNQYSILFKQEQAHDDAIWSVAWGTNKKENSETVVTGSLDDLVKVWKWRDDRLDLQWSLEGHQLGVVSVDISHTLPIAASSSLDAHIRLWDLENGKQIKSIDAGPVDAWTLAFSPDSQYLATGTHVGKVNIFGVESGKKEYSLDTRGKFILSIAYSPDGKYLASGAIDGIINIFDIATGKLLHTLEGHAMPIRSLTFSPDSQLLVTASDDGYIKIYDVQHANLAGTLSGHASWVLNVAFCPDDTHFVSSSSDKSVKVWDVGTRTCVHTFFDHQDQVWGVKYNGNGSKIVSVGDDQEIHIYDCPV, from the exons ATGACCAACCAG tacaGTATTCTCTTCAAACAAGAGCAAG CCCATGATGATGCCATTTGGTCAGTGGCCTGGGGgacaaacaagaaagaaaactctgAGACGGTGGTCACAGGGTCCCTGGATGACCTGGTGAAAGTCTGGAAATG GCGAGATGACAGGCTGGACCTGCAGTGGAGTCTGGAGGGACATCAGCTGGGCGTGGTGTCAGTGGACATCAGCCACACCCTGCCCATTGCTGCATCCAGTTCTCTCGATGCTCACATTCGTCTCTGGGACTTGGAAAATGGCAAACAGATAAAGTCTATAGATGCAGGACCTG TGGATGCCTGGACTTTGGCCTTTTCTCCTGATTCCCAGTATCTGGCCACAGGAACTCATGTGGGCAAAGTGAACATTTTTGGTGTGGAAAGTGGGAAAAAGGAATATTCTTTGGACACAAGAGGAAAATTCATTCTTAGTATTGCATAT AGTCCTGATGGGAAGTATCTGGCCAGTGGAGCCATAGATGGAATCATCAATATTTTTGATATTGCAACTGGAAAACTGCTGCATACGCTGGAAG GCCATGCTATGCCCATTCGCTCCTTGACCTTTTCCCCGGATTCTCAGCTCCTTGTCACTGCTTCAGATGATGGCTACATCAAGATCTATGATGT ACAACACGCCAACTTAGCTGGCACGCTGAGTGGCCACGCGTCCTGGGTTCTGAATGTGGCATTTTGTCCCGATGACACTCACTTTGTTTCCAG TTCATCTGACAAAAGTGTAAAAGTCTGGGACGTTGGAACGAGGACTTGTGTTCACACCTTCTTTGATCACCAGGATCAG GTCTGGGGAGTAAAATACAACGGAAATGGCTCAAAAATTGTGTCTGTCGGAGATGATCAAGAAATTCACATCTATGACTGTCCAGTTTAA